The Planococcus halocryophilus nucleotide sequence TTTCATCAGGTGCCGCACCCGGTGGAAAAAACAGCGTTGCTAGCTGGAATCCAATAAATGAGGATTATGTATTATTCCCTACGTCCGGTAGCGATGACAATTATCGAGATATCGATACAGCGTTTCGCAATTTCAAGCAAGATGTCGAAATTTATTTTTCAAATTACACCAGTGTTATTGGCACTGGATTTTATCAAGAAAATGAATTAAAAGAATTGAAAGTTGAAATTCCAATTCAATTTTATGGAGTATCAGAAGTGATTGGTTTTACGCAATATGTGACAGGTCTAGTGATGGAGCATTTTCCTGAAAATGTGTTAATAGAAGTTAGCGTCACTTCAAGTAATGGTCCCGAAGCGTTAATTTTGAAAAAAGCAGGAGAAACGGAACCCTTTGTTCACATTTATGAATAATCTCCATTGAAAATAGGGATAGCCATACGGCTGTCCCTATTCATTTTTTTAGAAAAATGGTATGATATAGCGTATGTTTACTGAATCCGGAGGTGTAAAGAAATGGCGAAAATGACGAAAGAAGAAGTAATTGAAGTCGCACATTTGGCGAGACTCGCAATTACAGATGAAGAAGCGATACATTTTGCAGATCAATTAGAAGCAATTACGAATGCAATGGAATTGTTAAGTGAACTAGATACAGAAAATGTTGAACCAACGACGCACGTATTGCAGATGGTCAACGTGTTGCGCGAAGATAAATCCATCCCTGGATTAGACCGTGATTTGGTTATGAAAAACG carries:
- the gatC gene encoding Asp-tRNA(Asn)/Glu-tRNA(Gln) amidotransferase subunit GatC, with the protein product MAKMTKEEVIEVAHLARLAITDEEAIHFADQLEAITNAMELLSELDTENVEPTTHVLQMVNVLREDKSIPGLDRDLVMKNVKEHEGGQVKVPTILE